A single uncultured Acetobacterium sp. DNA region contains:
- a CDS encoding carbohydrate-binding domain-containing protein: protein MKRLKIFAPFVLIIMVLFAGCSNSSNTTAVAAKAVTQTTAALTAVVSPTSTIAVDPEFTDRDLDATYDDSTAVKVTLDGSNIQVTGDGATASNGVLTITKEGTYVVTGNLTDGQIVVAAADADKVQIVLNGVTINCADNAPIYVKSANKVFVTLNKDTVNTLTDSAVYVQTDENTVDAVIFSKADLTINGGGTLNITTKYNHGIVSKDDLVITGGTYNITSANDALNGKNSVKIKDGVITINSSAGKGITSKNADDTTKGYVYISGGTITVKNSTEGIEGTAIVVEGGTIDLTSSDDGFNGASASAAETDTGGKGGGGAMENDANVYVSISGGTIHVNASGDGLDSNGSLYISGETVNVSGPTNSGNGALDYNGTADISGGTVVIAGSTGMAQSFSESSTQASLLYNLTSTCAAGTEIKLTDASGKTVVSFTPDKTYQSVVISSPELVQGSTYTLTCGSQTVEIPLTAMVTSNGQTGMGGPGQEGGPGHGGAQPQQ from the coding sequence ATGAAAAGACTAAAAATTTTCGCACCATTTGTATTAATCATCATGGTGTTGTTTGCCGGATGTTCAAATTCCAGCAATACCACGGCAGTAGCAGCAAAGGCCGTAACACAAACGACGGCGGCGTTAACCGCGGTTGTCTCGCCGACATCGACAATTGCTGTCGATCCAGAATTTACCGACCGGGATTTGGATGCCACCTATGACGATAGTACCGCAGTCAAGGTAACCTTGGATGGCAGTAATATCCAGGTAACCGGTGACGGCGCCACCGCCAGTAATGGGGTGCTGACAATCACGAAAGAAGGCACCTATGTGGTCACCGGGAATCTGACCGACGGACAGATTGTAGTTGCAGCGGCCGATGCCGATAAGGTTCAGATTGTCCTAAACGGAGTAACGATCAATTGCGCCGATAATGCGCCCATCTATGTAAAAAGTGCCAATAAGGTGTTTGTTACCCTCAATAAAGATACCGTCAATACCTTAACCGACAGTGCCGTCTATGTTCAGACCGATGAAAACACGGTAGATGCGGTGATCTTCAGTAAAGCCGATCTGACAATCAATGGTGGAGGGACTTTAAATATCACCACCAAGTATAACCATGGGATCGTCTCAAAGGATGATCTGGTGATAACCGGAGGAACCTATAATATTACCTCAGCAAATGATGCTCTTAACGGTAAGAATTCCGTAAAAATTAAAGACGGTGTTATTACCATTAATTCATCAGCAGGAAAAGGGATTACCTCAAAGAATGCGGATGATACCACCAAAGGATATGTGTATATCAGTGGCGGGACGATTACAGTCAAAAACAGTACCGAAGGGATTGAAGGGACTGCCATTGTTGTTGAAGGTGGAACCATCGACCTGACTTCATCGGATGATGGCTTTAATGGGGCTAGCGCCAGTGCTGCAGAAACCGATACCGGTGGAAAAGGTGGCGGTGGAGCGATGGAAAATGATGCGAATGTTTATGTGTCGATTTCCGGCGGAACCATCCATGTCAACGCATCTGGTGATGGACTGGACAGCAACGGCTCCCTTTATATCTCCGGCGAGACTGTTAATGTCAGCGGACCGACGAACAGCGGTAATGGCGCCCTTGACTATAATGGCACCGCTGATATTTCCGGAGGAACTGTTGTCATCGCTGGCAGTACCGGAATGGCCCAGTCGTTTTCGGAGTCTTCAACACAAGCCTCTTTGCTTTATAACCTCACCTCAACCTGTGCAGCCGGCACCGAAATAAAACTTACTGATGCCAGTGGTAAGACGGTTGTCTCGTTCACACCGGACAAAACCTATCAGTCAGTGGTCATCAGCTCGCCAGAACTGGTACAGGGATCGACTTATACCTTAACCTGTGGCAGCCAGACTGTGGAAATTCCACTAACTGCCATGGTGACCAGTAACGGCCAGACAGGTATGGGCGGACCTGGTCAAGAAGGCGGCCCCGGTCATGGCGGTGCACAACCGCAACAGTAA
- a CDS encoding helix-turn-helix transcriptional regulator gives MKTRIKELRKERKLSQEELALAVGTTRQTITSIEVGKYTASLVLAYKIAHYFGLIIEEVFDFSDTNEF, from the coding sequence ATGAAAACACGAATAAAAGAATTACGAAAAGAAAGAAAACTCTCCCAGGAAGAACTGGCTTTGGCAGTGGGCACAACGAGGCAGACCATTACCTCAATTGAAGTGGGCAAATATACCGCTTCGCTGGTGCTGGCCTACAAAATTGCCCACTATTTCGGGCTGATCATCGAAGAGGTTTTTGACTTTTCCGATACGAATGAATTTTAG
- a CDS encoding RHS repeat-associated core domain-containing protein — protein MTQICGTERFDFYTDEAGLLFGFNYNGSDYYYIRNIQNDIIGIVDAAGTIVVNYLYDSWGKLISITGSLKDTVGLKNPFRYRGYYYDTETGFYYLNSRYYDPEVGRFINPDIIMGAGDKDPMAYNLFLYCNNNPVNRQDPSGCSWGGLINWFSSTLKSVANWFAGLFRPQSSSNGAGGGGGGGSWGDSEYEGFSGGGGAGGGGSSWGDSDEGANVVQTAKKEVFVYTLDEARTFDQFQIAPSIAGKSVSSGLKIGPMAGLSFGNDIRLNYEQYAGNNTNIAIANWIDSLVLVGGVIAGGVLATSALPVVAIAAIAIGTGVFLSWYGDQIERKLID, from the coding sequence GTGACCCAGATTTGTGGCACCGAGCGTTTTGATTTTTATACGGACGAGGCCGGTTTGCTATTTGGTTTTAACTATAACGGCAGTGACTATTACTACATTCGAAACATTCAAAACGACATCATCGGGATCGTTGACGCTGCCGGAACCATTGTGGTAAACTACCTTTATGATTCCTGGGGAAAACTCATCAGCATTACCGGGTCGTTAAAAGATACGGTCGGCTTAAAGAATCCGTTCCGTTACAGAGGCTATTACTACGATACCGAAACCGGTTTTTATTACCTGAACAGCCGCTATTATGATCCAGAAGTGGGACGCTTTATCAATCCGGATATCATAATGGGGGCTGGCGATAAAGATCCCATGGCCTATAACCTTTTTCTTTACTGCAATAACAATCCGGTTAACCGCCAGGACCCCAGCGGATGTAGCTGGGGAGGACTGATAAATTGGTTTAGCAGTACCTTAAAATCGGTGGCAAACTGGTTTGCAGGATTATTTCGCCCACAGAGCAGTTCGAATGGCGCTGGCGGCGGAGGCGGAGGTGGCTCCTGGGGCGACTCAGAGTATGAAGGATTCAGCGGCGGCGGTGGTGCCGGTGGCGGAGGAAGCTCATGGGGCGATTCGGATGAAGGGGCAAATGTTGTTCAAACCGCGAAGAAAGAAGTCTTTGTCTACACATTGGATGAAGCGCGGACTTTTGATCAATTCCAAATTGCACCATCGATCGCAGGGAAGAGTGTTTCAAGCGGTTTGAAAATCGGACCGATGGCAGGATTATCTTTTGGAAATGATATCCGGTTAAACTATGAGCAGTATGCGGGGAATAATACCAATATCGCAATTGCAAATTGGATTGACAGTCTTGTTCTTGTTGGAGGAGTGATCGCGGGAGGCGTTTTAGCAACATCGGCATTGCCGGTAGTAGCAATTGCGGCGATTGCGATTGGCACGGGTGTATTTTTATCATGGTATGGAGATCAGATAGAAAGAAAATTGATTGACTAA